In Amycolatopsis coloradensis, one genomic interval encodes:
- the mptB gene encoding polyprenol phosphomannose-dependent alpha 1,6 mannosyltransferase MptB: protein MATTTDPQQTPSAGSLGERLRVPSRFPYRTIAMGTIGSTLLMLAALGAGGILIRDPILGHGPLSWIRYGHGRILANVMLYTGFALIIWAWVRLGRYALAGRIGSRPIVIAAACWMAPLLVSPPLFTRDVFSYLAQGAQLLNGLDPYANGPAELAVLPDVVQNVHPLWQTTPAPYGPLFLLVAKGIVSVTGNDMIAGVIATRLVLMLGLVGMLWSLPRLVKHLGGKLPITLWLAIASPMTVIHLVGGPHNDLLMLGFLTVGVLAALERKHVVAIVLVTIGMLIKPTAAWALPFLVWVWANHLPGDRKVVNFFRAGAASVGIFLPVFVAGTWLSLGSVNLGWLTGLKAPTLIANWMNFPTGIGEIFYSLVNLVIDVEVSPFVTVFRAIAMVGLFVFAGWQWWLARDGGYPAIHRMAIVLLAGAIVPPPSLPWYLTWGFVVLSAFEWRRRNLAVVVAVSVFVTLVYYPTGEQALYDWWFMAGVVAASVYAAASLLRPDPLGIVAAWRGKPVEQFLPAEAPRSC from the coding sequence ATGGCGACCACTACAGACCCCCAGCAGACGCCCTCGGCCGGTTCCCTCGGCGAGCGGCTCCGGGTGCCTTCCCGGTTCCCGTACCGCACCATCGCGATGGGAACCATAGGCAGCACGCTGCTGATGCTGGCGGCGCTCGGCGCCGGTGGAATTCTCATCCGTGACCCGATCCTGGGGCACGGACCGCTGTCGTGGATCCGCTACGGCCATGGCCGCATCTTGGCCAACGTGATGCTCTACACGGGCTTCGCGCTGATCATCTGGGCGTGGGTCCGTTTGGGGCGCTACGCGCTCGCGGGCCGGATCGGCAGCCGTCCGATCGTCATCGCCGCCGCCTGCTGGATGGCGCCGCTGCTGGTCTCGCCGCCGCTGTTCACCCGCGACGTCTTCTCCTACCTCGCGCAGGGCGCGCAGCTGCTCAATGGGCTCGACCCGTACGCCAACGGCCCGGCCGAACTGGCCGTACTGCCGGACGTCGTGCAGAACGTCCATCCGCTGTGGCAGACCACGCCCGCGCCGTATGGCCCGCTGTTCCTGCTGGTCGCCAAGGGGATCGTCTCGGTCACCGGCAACGACATGATCGCCGGCGTCATCGCGACCCGGCTGGTCCTGATGCTCGGCCTGGTCGGGATGCTGTGGTCGCTGCCGCGGCTGGTCAAGCACCTCGGTGGCAAACTGCCGATCACGTTGTGGCTCGCCATCGCCAGCCCGATGACGGTGATCCACTTGGTCGGCGGACCGCACAACGACCTGCTGATGCTGGGCTTCCTCACCGTCGGCGTGCTGGCCGCGCTGGAGCGCAAGCACGTCGTCGCGATCGTCCTGGTCACCATCGGCATGCTGATCAAGCCCACCGCGGCGTGGGCGCTGCCGTTCCTGGTCTGGGTGTGGGCGAACCACCTGCCCGGCGACCGGAAGGTGGTCAACTTCTTCCGCGCGGGCGCCGCGTCGGTCGGGATCTTCCTGCCGGTGTTCGTCGCCGGCACCTGGCTGTCGCTCGGCTCGGTCAACCTCGGCTGGCTGACCGGTCTCAAGGCGCCGACGCTGATCGCGAACTGGATGAACTTCCCGACGGGGATCGGTGAGATCTTCTACTCGCTGGTGAACCTGGTGATCGACGTCGAGGTCTCGCCGTTCGTCACGGTGTTCCGCGCGATCGCGATGGTCGGCCTGTTCGTCTTCGCCGGCTGGCAGTGGTGGCTCGCCCGCGACGGCGGCTACCCGGCGATCCACCGGATGGCGATCGTGCTGCTGGCCGGTGCGATCGTCCCGCCGCCCTCGTTGCCGTGGTACCTGACCTGGGGTTTCGTCGTTCTTTCCGCGTTCGAATGGCGCCGCCGTAATCTCGCGGTCGTCGTCGCGGTGTCGGTGTTCGTGACGCTGGTCTACTACCCGACGGGGGAGCAGGCGCTGTACGACTGGTGGTTCATGGCGGGCGTCGTCGCGGCGAGCGTGTACGCGGCCGCTTCGCTGCTGCGGCCGGATCCGCTGGGGATCGTCGCCGCTTGGCGGGGGAAGCCGGTGGAGCAGTTCCTGCCTGCCGAGGCTCCACGCTCGTGCTGA
- the nikE gene encoding ABC transporter ATP-binding protein translates to MSPLLELKNLGVTYATGSGEVAAVRGVDLVLEPGDTLGVAGESGSGKSTVAMSVLRLLPRSAKVSGEILLDGEDVTAMKWGRLRAVRWAEASVVFQGAMHALNPVRKIGEQIAEPIRLHPPGGKALSDAEIQAKVKELLEQVDLPPGRAGAYPHELSGGQKQRVMIAMALACSPRLIIADEPTTALDVVVQAQVLDLLGRLVAEQGIGLIMISHDLSVLAATCRRIAVMYDGEIVEERPSVELMSAPHHEHSKALAAAFPTVGDPVSRFAPATSTPLPPEPERSADQPALLEAEDLRVSFRDRTGKRINAVAGVSLQVRKDEIVALVGQSGSGKTTLARTLLGLQKPDSGAVRYDGKPVPLGGAGLKAYRRQVQLVLQDPTSALNPNHTVYEAVAEGPRIHGMGASEHEIVVKALEAAELRPAEKFLDRLPHELSGGQRQRVVIAGALALDPGVIVADEPVASLDASVRGEILALLLRLRRELGLAGLVITHDLGLAWNIADRVAVMYRGELVEVGTVEEVLLDPKHDYTKSLLAALPGGTARETPIAAHSHRRGV, encoded by the coding sequence ATGAGCCCCTTGCTGGAACTGAAGAACCTCGGCGTCACCTACGCCACCGGAAGCGGCGAGGTCGCCGCCGTCCGCGGGGTCGACCTCGTGCTCGAGCCCGGCGACACCCTCGGCGTCGCGGGGGAGTCGGGGTCGGGGAAGTCGACGGTCGCGATGAGCGTGCTGCGGCTGCTCCCGCGTTCGGCGAAGGTCAGTGGCGAGATCCTGCTGGACGGCGAAGACGTCACGGCCATGAAGTGGGGCAGGCTGCGCGCGGTGCGCTGGGCCGAGGCCTCGGTCGTGTTCCAGGGCGCGATGCACGCGCTCAACCCGGTGCGGAAGATCGGCGAGCAGATCGCGGAGCCGATCCGCCTGCATCCGCCCGGTGGCAAGGCGCTGTCGGACGCCGAGATCCAGGCCAAGGTCAAGGAACTGCTCGAACAGGTCGATCTGCCGCCTGGTCGTGCCGGTGCGTATCCCCATGAACTGTCCGGTGGGCAGAAGCAGCGCGTCATGATCGCGATGGCCCTGGCCTGCTCGCCGCGGCTGATCATCGCGGACGAGCCGACGACCGCGCTCGACGTCGTCGTCCAGGCCCAGGTGCTCGACCTGCTGGGCAGGCTCGTCGCCGAGCAGGGGATCGGGCTGATCATGATCAGTCACGATCTGTCGGTGCTCGCCGCGACCTGCCGCCGGATCGCGGTGATGTACGACGGCGAGATCGTCGAGGAGCGGCCGAGCGTCGAGTTGATGAGCGCGCCGCACCACGAGCACAGCAAGGCGCTGGCGGCCGCGTTCCCGACCGTCGGCGACCCGGTGTCCCGGTTCGCGCCCGCGACCAGCACACCGCTGCCGCCCGAGCCGGAACGCAGCGCCGACCAGCCCGCGTTGCTGGAGGCCGAAGACCTGCGCGTCAGCTTCCGCGATCGCACCGGCAAGCGCATCAACGCCGTCGCCGGGGTGAGCCTGCAGGTGCGGAAGGACGAGATCGTCGCGCTCGTCGGCCAGTCCGGCTCCGGCAAGACGACGCTGGCCAGGACGCTGCTCGGGCTGCAGAAACCCGATTCCGGCGCGGTGCGATACGACGGCAAGCCGGTCCCGCTCGGTGGCGCCGGGCTCAAGGCGTACCGGCGGCAGGTCCAGCTCGTGCTGCAGGACCCGACGAGCGCGCTGAACCCGAACCACACGGTGTACGAGGCGGTCGCGGAAGGCCCGCGCATCCACGGGATGGGCGCGAGCGAGCACGAGATCGTCGTCAAGGCACTGGAAGCGGCCGAACTGCGGCCCGCGGAGAAGTTCCTCGACCGGCTCCCGCACGAGCTGTCCGGCGGGCAGCGTCAGCGGGTCGTCATCGCGGGCGCGCTCGCGCTGGATCCGGGCGTGATCGTGGCCGACGAACCGGTGGCCTCGCTCGACGCGTCGGTGCGAGGGGAGATCCTCGCGCTGTTGCTGCGCTTGCGGCGTGAACTCGGTCTCGCCGGGCTCGTGATCACCCACGACCTCGGGCTGGCCTGGAACATCGCCGACCGGGTCGCCGTGATGTACCGAGGGGAGCTGGTGGAGGTCGGCACCGTGGAGGAGGTTCTGCTGGATCCGAAGCACGACTACACGAAGTCGCTGCTCGCCGCGTTGCCCGGTGGCACCGCGCGGGAAACACCCATTGCCGCGCACTCGCACAGGCGCGGTGTGTAA
- a CDS encoding ABC transporter permease yields the protein MTTAEKPGSIVWRRRREAVAKRWHEFTTNKAGVFGLAFLGVITLLAILAPVISDESGLDVTKAEGTSLDPPSGEFWLGTDIDGRSVLLMTFWGARISLLTGFSAALLSVLIGTIVGIAAAHLRGWLSGLLLRFTDFFLVLPSLVLAVALASVLDQGAMTVIIAIGVTAWPSTARLVRAQTLTIEGRPYIERAKALGGGHLHIVGKHVLPGVMPLVLANTTLVVGNAVIADATLAFLGVGNPNTISWGTMLQTALNNGAISKGAWWNLLPPGVAIVVVVLAFTLVGRALETVLNPRLKGQHS from the coding sequence ATGACCACAGCGGAAAAACCCGGTTCGATCGTCTGGCGCCGCCGCCGCGAGGCCGTGGCGAAGCGCTGGCACGAGTTCACGACGAACAAGGCGGGCGTGTTCGGGCTGGCCTTCCTCGGCGTCATCACGCTGCTGGCCATCCTCGCGCCGGTGATCTCGGACGAGTCCGGCCTCGACGTCACCAAGGCCGAAGGCACTTCCCTGGACCCACCCAGCGGGGAGTTCTGGCTGGGCACCGACATCGACGGCCGTTCCGTGCTGCTGATGACGTTCTGGGGAGCACGGATCTCGCTGCTCACCGGCTTCTCGGCGGCACTCCTCTCCGTACTCATCGGCACGATCGTCGGGATCGCGGCCGCGCACCTCCGAGGCTGGCTGTCCGGACTCCTGCTGCGGTTCACGGACTTCTTCCTGGTGCTGCCGTCGCTCGTGCTCGCCGTGGCATTGGCCTCGGTGCTGGACCAGGGCGCCATGACAGTGATCATCGCCATCGGGGTCACCGCCTGGCCGAGCACCGCGCGGCTGGTCCGCGCGCAGACCTTGACGATCGAAGGCCGCCCGTACATCGAGCGCGCGAAGGCGCTCGGCGGCGGTCATCTGCACATCGTCGGCAAGCACGTCCTGCCCGGTGTCATGCCGCTCGTGCTGGCCAACACCACGCTCGTCGTGGGCAACGCGGTCATCGCGGACGCGACGCTGGCGTTCCTCGGCGTCGGCAACCCGAACACCATCTCCTGGGGCACCATGCTGCAGACCGCCTTGAACAACGGCGCGATCAGCAAGGGCGCCTGGTGGAACCTGCTGCCGCCGGGTGTCGCGATCGTCGTGGTCGTCCTCGCCTTCACCCTCGTCGGACGCGCGCTGGAAACCGTGCTGAACCCGCGCCTGAAGGGACAGCACTCATGA